One window from the genome of Enterobacteriaceae bacterium Kacie_13 encodes:
- the uca gene encoding urea carboxylase: protein MFTTVLVANRGEIACRAIRTLKRLGVTSVAVYSDADRNAPHVADADIAIALGGEKASDSYLMIDKILAAAKETGAQAIYPGYGFLSESAEFAEACETAGIAFIGPTAGQIREFGLKHRARELAGAAQVPMTPGTGLLASIEDAVIAAAKIGYPIMLKSTAGGGGIGLTRCDDEDGLRAAWDSVKRLGEQFFRDAGVFLERFVDRARHVEVQIFGDGKGRVVALGERDCSLQRRNQKVVEETPAPNLPQASREALHRAAVQLGESVNYRSAGTVEFIYDAARDEFYFLEVNTRLQVEHPVTEMVTGLDLIECMLRVAADEPLDWPAMEKAPQGASVEVRIYAEDPLKNFQPSPGVLTEVFFPENVRVDGWVSTGSEVSAFYDPMIAKLIVHGTDRQEALAKMSAALAATRLHGIATNIDYLRQVVATQVFRDGDMWTRMLDSFTYAPNAIEVIAPGTYSSVQDYPGRLGYWDIGVPPSGPMDDFAFRLANRIVGNHIDAAGLEFTLQGPTLRFHCDATIALTGAHCPADLDGETVSYWQPVTVKAGQTLTLGRATQGCRTCLAVRNGVDVPVYLGSRSTFALGQFGGHAGRTLRVADMLTISQPELAACTTPAPVGLPQPAAENIVPQYGDLWNIGVLYGPHGAPDFFTKESIDTFFAAEWQVHYNSNRLGVRLVGPKPQWARQDGGEAGLHPSNVHDCEYAIGAINFTGDFPVILTRDGPSLGGFVCPVTIAKAELWKVGQVKPGDKIRFHPVSFEQAQALELAQQGTIDSLMPVNAMALPVPSLMPDTTASATLLAALPATTERPSVEYRQAGDGYVLIEYGDNVLDLAVRMRIYLLMNAIRAAGQEGIEELSPGVRSLQIRYDSRVLHQSALLEHLLTLEQSLADVSQLKIPTRIVHMPMAFEDSATLGAVERYQQTVRADAPWLPNNVDFIQRTNGLASRDEVKNIIFDASYLILGLGDVYLGAPCAVPVDPRHRLLSSKYNPARTYTAEGTVGIGGMYMCIYGMDSPGGYQLVGRTLPIWNKFLKNEQFKNGEPWLLHFFDQVRFYEVTEAELDVQRDAFREGRAQVRIEETEFDFAQYTQFLADNAADIADFRTKQAEAFTKEVAHWHEAESAAVEVAANAVQLVEDDVDQDGHLVSADLNGNIWKILVEPGQQVVEGQPLIVVEAMKMELSVNAPCAGTVLKISCQQGRPVGPGDALLWLDLAV from the coding sequence ATGTTTACGACTGTTCTGGTCGCCAACCGTGGCGAAATTGCCTGCCGCGCCATCCGTACGCTGAAACGCCTTGGAGTCACCAGCGTCGCCGTGTATTCCGACGCCGACCGTAACGCGCCGCACGTCGCCGATGCCGATATCGCCATCGCGCTGGGCGGTGAAAAGGCCAGCGACAGCTACCTGATGATCGACAAAATTCTGGCCGCCGCGAAAGAAACCGGCGCGCAGGCCATTTATCCCGGTTATGGCTTTTTATCCGAAAGCGCCGAATTTGCCGAAGCCTGCGAAACCGCAGGCATTGCGTTTATCGGCCCGACCGCCGGACAAATCCGCGAATTCGGCCTCAAACACCGCGCTCGTGAATTAGCCGGAGCCGCACAAGTGCCAATGACGCCGGGCACCGGTTTGCTGGCAAGCATTGAAGACGCGGTGATTGCGGCGGCGAAAATCGGTTATCCGATCATGCTCAAAAGTACCGCAGGCGGCGGAGGCATTGGCCTGACGCGCTGCGACGACGAAGACGGATTGCGCGCCGCGTGGGACAGCGTGAAGCGCCTCGGCGAGCAGTTTTTCCGCGATGCGGGCGTGTTTCTGGAACGGTTTGTGGATCGCGCCCGTCACGTCGAAGTGCAGATTTTTGGCGACGGTAAAGGCCGCGTGGTGGCCCTGGGCGAACGCGACTGTTCCCTGCAACGCCGCAATCAGAAAGTGGTAGAAGAAACGCCAGCACCGAACCTGCCACAAGCCAGCCGTGAAGCCCTGCATCGCGCCGCCGTGCAGCTGGGCGAATCGGTAAATTACCGCAGCGCCGGTACCGTCGAATTTATTTATGACGCCGCGCGCGATGAGTTTTATTTCCTCGAAGTGAATACCCGTCTGCAAGTTGAGCATCCGGTCACCGAAATGGTCACCGGGCTGGATCTGATCGAATGCATGCTGCGCGTCGCAGCGGATGAACCGCTGGACTGGCCTGCAATGGAAAAAGCGCCACAGGGCGCATCGGTAGAAGTGCGCATTTACGCCGAAGATCCGCTGAAAAACTTCCAGCCGAGTCCCGGCGTACTGACCGAAGTCTTTTTCCCTGAAAACGTGCGCGTCGATGGCTGGGTGTCTACCGGCAGCGAAGTCTCGGCGTTTTACGACCCGATGATTGCCAAGCTGATCGTCCACGGTACCGACCGTCAGGAGGCGCTGGCGAAAATGTCCGCCGCGCTGGCCGCCACCCGTTTGCATGGCATCGCCACCAATATTGATTATCTGCGTCAGGTGGTAGCCACACAGGTGTTCCGCGACGGCGACATGTGGACACGGATGCTCGACAGTTTCACCTACGCGCCGAATGCCATCGAAGTGATCGCACCCGGCACCTACAGCAGCGTGCAGGACTATCCGGGCCGTCTCGGTTACTGGGATATCGGCGTGCCGCCGTCCGGCCCGATGGATGATTTTGCGTTCCGCCTCGCCAACCGCATTGTCGGTAACCATATTGATGCCGCCGGTCTGGAATTCACTTTGCAAGGTCCGACGCTGCGTTTTCACTGCGACGCGACCATTGCCCTGACCGGCGCACACTGCCCGGCGGATCTTGATGGCGAGACGGTGAGCTACTGGCAGCCGGTGACGGTCAAAGCCGGTCAGACACTGACGCTGGGCCGCGCCACGCAAGGCTGCCGCACCTGTCTTGCGGTGCGTAACGGTGTCGACGTGCCGGTCTATCTCGGCAGCCGTTCGACCTTCGCGCTCGGGCAGTTTGGCGGCCACGCCGGCCGCACGCTGCGCGTCGCCGATATGCTGACAATTTCCCAGCCCGAACTCGCCGCCTGCACCACACCCGCGCCGGTCGGTTTACCGCAGCCTGCGGCGGAAAACATCGTGCCTCAGTATGGCGATCTGTGGAACATCGGCGTGCTGTATGGCCCGCACGGCGCACCGGACTTCTTCACCAAAGAATCGATCGATACCTTCTTCGCCGCCGAATGGCAGGTGCATTACAACTCCAACCGCCTCGGCGTGCGTCTGGTCGGCCCGAAACCACAGTGGGCGCGGCAGGACGGCGGTGAAGCCGGTCTGCATCCGTCGAACGTGCATGACTGCGAATACGCCATTGGCGCCATCAACTTTACCGGCGATTTCCCGGTGATCCTGACCCGTGACGGACCAAGCCTCGGCGGTTTCGTCTGCCCGGTGACCATCGCCAAAGCCGAGCTGTGGAAAGTCGGGCAGGTGAAACCGGGCGATAAAATCCGCTTCCATCCGGTAAGTTTTGAACAAGCACAGGCGCTGGAACTGGCGCAGCAGGGCACCATCGATTCGCTGATGCCAGTGAACGCCATGGCGCTGCCGGTGCCGTCGCTGATGCCGGACACTACCGCGTCCGCCACCCTCCTCGCGGCATTACCGGCAACAACGGAGCGTCCTTCGGTGGAATACCGGCAGGCAGGCGACGGCTACGTGCTGATTGAGTACGGCGACAACGTGCTGGATCTGGCGGTGCGGATGCGCATTTATCTGCTGATGAACGCCATCCGTGCCGCGGGTCAGGAGGGTATCGAAGAGCTGTCGCCGGGCGTGCGCTCGTTGCAAATCCGCTATGACAGCCGCGTGCTGCACCAAAGCGCGCTTCTTGAGCATTTACTGACGCTCGAACAAAGTCTGGCGGATGTCAGCCAGCTCAAAATCCCGACCCGCATCGTACATATGCCGATGGCGTTTGAGGATTCCGCCACGCTTGGCGCGGTGGAACGCTATCAGCAAACCGTGCGCGCCGATGCGCCGTGGCTGCCAAATAACGTCGATTTCATCCAGCGCACCAACGGGCTGGCAAGCCGCGACGAAGTCAAAAACATCATTTTCGACGCCAGCTATTTAATTCTCGGGCTGGGCGATGTGTACCTCGGCGCGCCATGCGCGGTGCCGGTCGATCCGCGCCATCGCCTGCTCAGCTCTAAATACAATCCGGCGCGCACCTACACCGCCGAAGGCACGGTCGGCATCGGCGGGATGTACATGTGCATCTACGGCATGGATTCGCCGGGCGGCTATCAGCTGGTCGGCCGCACGCTGCCTATCTGGAATAAGTTTCTTAAAAATGAACAGTTCAAAAACGGCGAGCCGTGGCTGCTGCATTTCTTCGATCAGGTGCGCTTCTATGAAGTGACCGAAGCGGAACTGGATGTCCAGCGCGACGCCTTCCGCGAAGGCCGTGCACAGGTGCGCATCGAAGAGACAGAGTTCGATTTTGCGCAATACACCCAATTCCTTGCCGACAACGCCGCCGATATCGCTGACTTTCGCACAAAACAGGCAGAAGCCTTTACCAAAGAGGTCGCGCACTGGCATGAAGCAGAAAGCGCGGCGGTGGAAGTGGCTGCCAACGCCGTCCAGTTAGTGGAGGACGACGTGGATCAGGACGGGCATCTGGTCAGCGCCGATCTCAACGGCAATATCTGGAAAATCCTGGTTGAACCGGGCCAGCAGGTGGTGGAAGGCCAGCCGCTGATTGTCGTCGAGGCCATGAAAATGGAGCTGTCGGTCAACGCGCCGTGCGCCGGAACGGTATTGAAAATCAGCT
- the atzF gene encoding allophanate hydrolase: protein MTHASHSPHSPYRGFTLREWQEHYRTAPGSLRTTLSMVLGSLSHTDNAWIYRATANQLEDQIAHLESLRQKAEGSLDALPLFGVPFAVKDNIDIAGWPTSAACPAFTYTAEADATVVANLKAKGAIVIGKTNLDQFATGLVGTRSPFGAVRNTFNPDYVSGGSSSGSASVLARGLVAFSLGTDTAGSGRVPAGFNNVVGLKPTKGWLSNKGVVPACRLNDSVSIFALTVADAQTVVHAAGGYDAADAYSRPNPRTAPVAISAHPRFAVPDSLEFFGDAQAEFEFDQALERLSSSGVTLVPVDFTPFRELAEQLYYGAWVAERTVAVGQIFEESPDVMDPVVRGIVANGLNYSACDAWRAEYLRAELSRKINLALEGFDALVVPTSPTIRTQEEMVQEPVLYNSQFGIYTNFTNLADLSALALPSSIRADGLPAGITLIAPAWHDDALASFGRQWQRSLNLPLGATGITLKPEEYMTSTPLTASVRVAVVGAHLTGMPLNFQLTSRNAVRVEQTTTAATYKLFALANTTPPKPGLVRAETGSAIVVELWDIPLARFGEFVAEIPAPLGIGSLILADGRTVKGFICEPWAITDATDITHFGGWRSYIAHLASLKNA, encoded by the coding sequence ATGACCCACGCTTCACATTCTCCACATTCGCCGTATCGCGGTTTTACCCTGCGCGAATGGCAAGAGCACTACCGCACGGCGCCGGGCAGTTTGCGTACCACGCTTTCGATGGTGCTGGGCAGTCTGAGTCATACCGACAATGCCTGGATTTATCGTGCAACAGCCAATCAGCTGGAAGACCAGATTGCCCATCTGGAAAGCCTGCGCCAGAAAGCCGAAGGATCTCTGGACGCCCTGCCACTGTTTGGTGTGCCGTTTGCGGTCAAAGACAATATTGATATTGCAGGCTGGCCAACCAGCGCCGCCTGTCCGGCGTTCACTTACACCGCCGAAGCCGATGCTACCGTCGTCGCCAATCTGAAAGCTAAAGGCGCGATTGTCATTGGCAAAACCAATCTTGACCAGTTCGCCACTGGCCTGGTCGGCACCCGCTCGCCGTTCGGCGCAGTACGTAACACCTTCAACCCGGATTACGTCAGCGGCGGCTCAAGCTCAGGCTCAGCCTCGGTACTGGCACGCGGTTTAGTCGCTTTCTCACTCGGCACTGACACCGCCGGTTCCGGCCGCGTGCCGGCCGGGTTCAATAACGTTGTCGGCCTTAAGCCCACCAAAGGCTGGCTGTCGAACAAAGGCGTGGTGCCCGCCTGTCGCCTGAATGACTCGGTATCCATCTTCGCCCTGACCGTTGCCGATGCCCAGACCGTCGTCCACGCGGCGGGCGGATATGACGCTGCCGATGCCTATTCCCGCCCGAACCCGCGTACTGCGCCGGTAGCAATTTCTGCTCATCCGCGCTTTGCCGTGCCTGACAGCCTGGAGTTTTTTGGCGATGCGCAGGCCGAGTTTGAATTCGATCAGGCGCTGGAACGCCTGAGCAGCAGCGGCGTCACATTGGTGCCGGTCGATTTCACACCGTTTCGCGAACTGGCAGAGCAGCTGTATTACGGCGCATGGGTGGCTGAACGCACGGTAGCGGTCGGGCAGATTTTCGAGGAAAGCCCGGACGTGATGGATCCGGTGGTGCGCGGCATTGTGGCGAACGGCCTGAACTACAGCGCCTGCGACGCCTGGCGGGCGGAATATTTGCGCGCGGAGCTGTCACGCAAAATCAATCTGGCGCTGGAAGGGTTTGATGCACTGGTAGTGCCAACCTCACCCACAATCCGCACGCAGGAAGAAATGGTGCAGGAGCCGGTGCTCTATAACTCACAGTTCGGGATTTACACCAACTTCACTAATCTGGCGGATTTGTCCGCGCTGGCGCTGCCATCGAGCATTCGCGCTGACGGCTTGCCCGCCGGGATCACGCTGATCGCGCCCGCCTGGCACGACGATGCACTGGCCAGCTTTGGTCGCCAGTGGCAGCGCAGCCTAAACCTGCCGCTCGGCGCGACCGGCATTACCCTCAAGCCGGAAGAATATATGACGTCCACGCCACTGACCGCCAGCGTGCGTGTCGCGGTAGTCGGGGCCCATCTCACCGGTATGCCGCTCAATTTCCAGCTCACCAGCCGCAACGCGGTACGCGTCGAGCAGACTACCACCGCCGCCACCTACAAACTCTTCGCCCTCGCCAACACCACGCCGCCAAAACCGGGGCTGGTGCGGGCAGAAACCGGCAGCGCGATCGTCGTCGAACTGTGGGATATCCCGCTGGCGCGCTTTGGCGAGTTCGTCGCCGAAATTCCGGCACCGCTTGGGATCGGCTCTCTGATACTGGCCGATGGCCGCACGGTGAAAGGCTTCATCTGTGAGCCGTGGGCGATCACTGACGCCACTGACATCACCCATTTTGGCGGCTGGAGAAGTTATATCGCCCACCTCGCCTCCCTGAAAAACGCCTGA
- a CDS encoding alpha/beta hydrolase, producing the protein MPLRTLFRRLKKLLLALVLVVITLLAVRTYDALQGPPLEPWHKLVPDELSAEQMDNSDWAAYLRAEQQAFAEVKHEVTDKLDAEERIPLNRYYDRSPIYPEHFAQDWNRSYELMPAGKPVGAVVLLHGLTDSPYSLRHIAEDYRQRGFVAVGIRLPGHGTVPGGLTNVDWEQWMAATRLAVREARRAAGANVPLQMVGFSNGGALAMKYTLDTLDDASLIRPSRVVLISPMIGVTRFARFAGYAGWPAIFPAFAKTAWLNLMPEFNPFKYNSFPVKAARQSYLLTDVLQQQIIKEAKSGRLAQLPPLLAFQSVVDSTVSTRAVVTALFNQLPANGSQLVLIDINRSAYVGPLLRPSSETAVERLLPPAPRHYQTTVITNAAPDQAATVAQVTPAGQTAEVATPLGLDYPSEFFSLSHVALPFPSDDSLYGRTPQGPAQFGIRLGTLAARGENGALVVSMDQLMRVSSNPFYPYVLQRIRGF; encoded by the coding sequence ATGCCACTTCGCACTCTCTTCAGACGGCTGAAAAAGCTTTTACTGGCACTTGTTCTGGTGGTCATCACGCTGCTGGCCGTGCGGACGTATGATGCCTTACAAGGGCCGCCGCTTGAGCCGTGGCACAAACTGGTGCCGGATGAACTGAGCGCGGAGCAGATGGATAACAGCGACTGGGCGGCATATCTGCGCGCTGAACAGCAGGCTTTTGCCGAAGTGAAGCACGAAGTGACGGATAAGCTGGACGCCGAAGAGCGTATTCCTCTGAACCGCTATTACGATCGCAGCCCGATTTATCCAGAACATTTTGCGCAGGACTGGAACCGTTCTTATGAGCTGATGCCTGCGGGCAAGCCGGTTGGTGCAGTTGTGTTGTTACACGGGCTGACGGATTCCCCTTACAGCCTGCGTCATATCGCCGAGGATTACCGACAGCGCGGATTTGTTGCGGTGGGTATCCGTCTGCCGGGACACGGCACGGTACCGGGCGGCCTGACCAATGTGGACTGGGAGCAATGGATGGCGGCAACGCGGCTGGCCGTGCGTGAAGCCCGCCGCGCCGCCGGTGCGAATGTGCCGTTGCAGATGGTCGGCTTTTCCAACGGTGGCGCGCTGGCAATGAAATACACCCTCGATACCCTCGACGACGCGTCCCTGATTCGCCCTTCCCGCGTGGTGTTGATTTCCCCGATGATTGGCGTCACCCGTTTTGCCCGCTTCGCCGGGTATGCGGGCTGGCCGGCTATCTTCCCTGCGTTTGCCAAAACCGCGTGGCTGAACCTGATGCCGGAATTCAATCCGTTTAAATACAATTCATTCCCGGTAAAAGCAGCTCGCCAGTCCTATCTGCTGACCGACGTCCTGCAACAGCAGATTATCAAAGAAGCGAAATCGGGCAGGCTGGCGCAACTTCCGCCTTTGCTGGCCTTCCAGTCGGTAGTGGATTCCACCGTCAGCACCCGCGCGGTAGTCACTGCTTTGTTTAATCAGTTGCCCGCCAATGGCAGCCAGTTGGTATTAATTGATATTAATCGCAGCGCGTACGTCGGGCCGTTATTGCGTCCGTCGTCCGAAACGGCGGTTGAGCGCTTATTGCCGCCTGCGCCACGGCACTATCAGACGACGGTGATTACCAATGCCGCCCCCGATCAGGCGGCAACCGTTGCGCAGGTAACACCGGCGGGGCAGACTGCTGAGGTCGCGACGCCGCTGGGGCTGGATTATCCTTCCGAATTCTTTTCACTCTCGCATGTTGCGCTGCCGTTCCCGAGCGACGACTCGCTCTATGGCCGCACGCCACAGGGCCCGGCGCAGTTTGGTATTCGTCTGGGGACGCTGGCCGCAAGAGGGGAAAATGGTGCGCTGGTGGTGAGTATGGATCAACTGATGCGTGTATCATCAAATCCGTTTTACCCTTACGTGTTGCAGAGAATCAGGGGGTTTTGA
- a CDS encoding MarR family transcriptional regulator gives MKTDTESTPNSMLHLDQQMCFALYSANLALHKVYRKLLGQLDLTYPQYLVMLVLWQRDEVTVSEIGDKLFLDSATLTPLLKRLETAGFLLRRRAKADERQVIITLTDTGRQLRDKAKEIPEAILCATECELSEMVTLKQQLESLRANLKDKA, from the coding sequence ATGAAAACAGATACCGAATCAACGCCCAACAGCATGCTGCATCTGGATCAGCAGATGTGTTTCGCGCTTTACTCGGCGAATCTTGCATTGCATAAGGTTTACCGCAAGTTGCTCGGCCAGCTGGATCTGACCTATCCGCAGTATCTGGTGATGCTGGTGCTCTGGCAGCGTGATGAAGTGACCGTCTCGGAGATTGGCGACAAACTCTTTCTGGATTCCGCCACGCTGACCCCGCTGTTAAAACGGCTGGAGACCGCCGGTTTTCTGCTGCGCCGCCGCGCCAAAGCGGACGAGCGGCAGGTAATTATCACCCTGACCGACACCGGTAGGCAGCTGCGTGACAAAGCCAAAGAGATCCCCGAAGCGATTTTGTGTGCGACCGAGTGTGAGCTCAGCGAAATGGTCACGCTCAAGCAACAGCTGGAATCCCTGCGCGCGAATTTGAAAGATAAAGCCTGA
- a CDS encoding Ohr family peroxiredoxin: MSIEKVVYRAHASATGGRDGRAVSDDGVLDIKLGVPKEMGGMGGGTNPEQLFAAGYSACFLGALKAVAAQEKIKIPADAKIEGAVGIGAIPGGYGIEVQLDITLPGFERSDAEALVAKAHQVCPYSNATRGNIDVTLNIK, from the coding sequence ATGTCTATCGAAAAAGTTGTGTATCGTGCTCATGCATCTGCTACCGGTGGTCGTGATGGCCGTGCTGTTTCTGACGACGGCGTGTTAGATATCAAACTGGGCGTGCCGAAAGAAATGGGTGGCATGGGCGGCGGTACCAACCCTGAGCAGCTGTTTGCTGCGGGTTACTCAGCCTGCTTCCTCGGCGCACTGAAAGCCGTGGCCGCGCAGGAAAAAATTAAGATCCCTGCTGACGCCAAAATTGAAGGCGCGGTAGGCATCGGTGCTATCCCTGGCGGTTACGGTATCGAAGTTCAGCTTGATATCACTCTGCCTGGCTTTGAGCGCAGCGACGCAGAAGCGCTGGTTGCCAAAGCTCATCAGGTTTGCCCGTACTCCAACGCCACCCGTGGCAACATCGATGTAACATTGAATATTAAATGA
- the eptB gene encoding kdo(2)-lipid A phosphoethanolamine 7''-transferase: MNRVKTLSQQNISLLLAIYIGIFLNVSVFHRRFAALINHFTSTELLQAVTEVCAIVLFTFFVLRLLSLGGRLFFRIVASLLVLISVAASYYMVMFNVVIGYGIVVSVMTTDIDLSKEIIGPQLFIWMVLVSALPLFLIWKNNLRLTLIEQIKTPGQRALPLIVLLATALLVWLPLRYLDHEQSVNEKKTNVDLPSYGGVVAHSYLPSNWVAALGLYAYTQIDEGRDASHYFDPAKEFTYVPPADIDDTYVVFIIGETTRWDHMGILGYERDTTPRLSKEKNLVAFRGTSCDTATKLSLRCMFVREGGAEDNPQRTLKEQNIFAVMKSLGFTSELFAMQSELWFYNNADTNNFSFREIIASEKRNDGKPVDDMLLVNELQESLKNHPKGKHLVILHTKGSHYLYSQRYPRSYARYTPECKKTNCTKEELINAFDNSVLYTDTFIDSVIDQLRDKKALVFYASDHGESIDENSHLHGTPREMAPPEQFRVPMMVWASDSFLEQPDHKLAFEQLQAQQRAGAKKRHVELFDSILGCLGYTSPNGGINPANNWCAKPQAEQKL; this comes from the coding sequence ATGAATAGAGTGAAGACTCTATCGCAGCAAAATATTTCATTATTGTTAGCGATTTATATTGGCATTTTCCTTAATGTCTCCGTGTTTCATCGCCGCTTTGCCGCCTTGATTAATCATTTCACGTCCACCGAACTTTTGCAGGCCGTCACCGAAGTGTGTGCAATCGTCCTGTTTACCTTTTTCGTACTGCGTTTGTTATCGCTGGGTGGACGGCTGTTTTTCCGCATCGTTGCCAGCCTGCTGGTTCTGATTTCCGTCGCCGCCAGTTATTACATGGTGATGTTTAACGTGGTGATCGGCTACGGCATCGTGGTATCGGTCATGACTACGGATATCGATCTCAGTAAAGAGATTATCGGCCCGCAGCTGTTTATCTGGATGGTGCTGGTCAGTGCGTTACCGCTGTTTCTGATCTGGAAAAATAATCTGCGTCTGACGCTGATAGAGCAGATTAAAACGCCGGGACAGCGCGCGTTGCCGCTGATCGTTTTGCTGGCCACGGCACTGCTGGTGTGGCTGCCGTTGCGTTATCTTGATCACGAACAAAGCGTGAACGAGAAGAAAACTAACGTCGATTTACCGAGCTACGGCGGCGTTGTCGCGCACTCTTATCTCCCCTCTAACTGGGTAGCCGCGCTTGGGTTATATGCCTACACCCAGATTGATGAGGGGCGGGATGCCAGCCATTATTTTGACCCGGCGAAAGAGTTTACCTACGTACCGCCAGCGGATATCGATGACACCTACGTGGTGTTTATCATCGGGGAAACCACCCGCTGGGATCACATGGGGATTTTGGGCTACGAGCGTGATACCACGCCGCGCCTGTCGAAAGAGAAGAATCTGGTGGCGTTCCGCGGCACCTCCTGCGACACCGCCACCAAGCTTTCGCTGCGCTGTATGTTTGTGCGCGAAGGCGGAGCGGAAGATAACCCGCAACGTACGCTGAAAGAGCAGAATATCTTTGCGGTGATGAAATCTTTGGGCTTCACCTCTGAACTCTTCGCGATGCAAAGTGAGCTGTGGTTCTACAACAACGCCGATACCAACAATTTCTCCTTCCGTGAAATTATTGCTTCTGAAAAACGTAATGATGGTAAACCGGTGGACGACATGTTGCTGGTGAACGAATTGCAGGAATCCTTGAAGAACCACCCGAAAGGCAAACATCTGGTGATCCTGCACACCAAAGGCTCGCATTATCTCTATTCCCAGCGTTATCCGCGCAGCTACGCGCGTTATACGCCGGAATGTAAGAAAACGAACTGCACGAAAGAAGAGCTGATCAATGCCTTTGATAACAGTGTGCTGTATACCGACACCTTCATCGACAGCGTGATTGACCAGCTGCGCGACAAGAAAGCGCTGGTGTTTTACGCCTCCGACCACGGTGAGTCGATTGATGAGAACTCGCATCTGCACGGTACGCCGCGCGAAATGGCACCGCCGGAGCAGTTCCGGGTGCCGATGATGGTCTGGGCCTCTGACAGCTTCCTCGAGCAGCCCGATCACAAACTGGCATTTGAGCAGCTGCAGGCTCAGCAGCGAGCAGGTGCGAAGAAGCGTCACGTCGAGTTATTCGACTCGATTCTGGGTTGTCTGGGTTACACCTCACCGAACGGCGGAATCAATCCGGCGAATAACTGGTGTGCTAAACCTCAGGCAGAACAGAAGTTATAG